A stretch of the Mycobacteriales bacterium genome encodes the following:
- the era gene encoding GTPase Era, translating into MSSDDATAVTGHRSGFGCLVGRPNVGKSTLVNALVGSKIAIISGRPQTTRHAVRGIVHRPDAQLVVVDTPGLHRPRTLLGERLDDVVRSTWSEVDVVALCLPADEAIGPGDRFIAAELAELRRTPVIAVVTKTDLVSHAALTDKLLAVSQLGEFAEIVPVSAVSSYQVDVLADLLVARLPEGPPLYLDGELTDEPEQVMVAELIREAALEGVRDELPHSIAVTVEEMRPREGKDLVDVYATLYVERPSQKAIVLGSHGARLKEVGTTARHQIEALLGSRIYLDLHVSVLKDWQRNPRHLRRLGF; encoded by the coding sequence ATGAGCTCCGACGACGCCACCGCCGTGACCGGGCACCGGTCCGGCTTCGGCTGTCTGGTCGGTCGTCCCAATGTCGGCAAGTCGACGCTGGTCAACGCCCTGGTCGGAAGCAAGATCGCGATCATCAGCGGCCGACCACAGACGACCCGGCACGCCGTGCGGGGCATCGTCCACCGTCCGGACGCCCAGCTCGTCGTCGTCGACACCCCCGGGCTGCACCGCCCGCGGACCCTGCTGGGGGAGCGCCTCGACGACGTCGTCCGGTCGACATGGTCGGAGGTCGACGTGGTGGCGCTCTGTCTTCCGGCCGACGAGGCGATCGGCCCGGGCGACCGGTTCATCGCCGCCGAACTGGCCGAGCTGCGCCGTACGCCGGTCATCGCCGTCGTGACCAAGACCGACCTGGTGAGCCATGCCGCATTGACCGACAAGCTCCTCGCCGTCTCGCAACTGGGGGAGTTCGCCGAGATCGTGCCGGTCTCGGCGGTGTCGTCGTACCAGGTCGACGTCCTCGCCGACCTGCTCGTCGCACGCCTGCCGGAGGGGCCGCCGCTCTACCTGGACGGCGAGCTCACCGACGAGCCCGAGCAGGTGATGGTTGCCGAGTTGATCCGCGAGGCGGCGCTCGAAGGGGTGCGGGACGAACTGCCGCACTCGATCGCGGTGACGGTCGAGGAGATGCGCCCGCGCGAGGGGAAGGACCTGGTCGACGTCTACGCGACCCTCTACGTCGAACGACCGAGCCAGAAGGCGATCGTGCTCGGCAGCCACGGGGCGCGGCTCAAGGAGGTCGGGACCACGGCGCGGCACCAGATCGAGGCGCTTCTCGGCAGCCGGATCTACCTCGACCTGCACGTGAGCGTGTTGAAGGATTGGCAGCGCAACCCGAGACACCTGCGCCGCCTCGGCTTCTGA
- the recO gene encoding DNA repair protein RecO, with product MSLYRDDGIVLRVQKLGEADRIITLLTRKNGRVRGVGKGVRRTTSKFGARLEPFNHVDVQLYTGRTLDIITQAETITPFGSGIVGDYGSYTAGTAVLETAERLTAEEREPSMRLYLLVIGALRALVAGEHEPSLVLDAFLLRSMAVAGWEPALDDCARCGNPGTHRAFSVPAGGAVCATCRPAGAVHPAPGTLTLLTALLRGDWSTADRSEQPVRREASGLVAAHLQWHLERGLRSLPLVDRRGRAPAD from the coding sequence GTGAGCCTCTACCGGGACGACGGCATCGTGCTTCGGGTGCAGAAGCTCGGTGAGGCCGACCGGATCATCACGCTGCTCACCCGGAAAAACGGCCGGGTGCGCGGGGTCGGCAAGGGGGTACGCCGGACGACGTCGAAGTTCGGGGCCCGGCTCGAGCCGTTCAACCACGTCGACGTCCAGCTCTACACCGGGCGGACGCTCGACATCATCACCCAGGCCGAGACGATCACGCCGTTCGGCTCGGGCATCGTCGGCGACTACGGCAGCTACACCGCGGGTACGGCGGTCCTCGAGACGGCCGAGCGGCTCACCGCGGAGGAGCGCGAGCCGTCGATGCGGCTCTACCTGCTCGTCATCGGGGCGCTCCGGGCGCTGGTCGCCGGCGAACACGAGCCCAGCCTGGTGCTCGACGCCTTCCTGCTGCGGTCGATGGCGGTCGCCGGCTGGGAGCCGGCGCTCGACGACTGCGCCCGCTGCGGCAACCCCGGTACGCATCGGGCCTTCTCCGTCCCTGCCGGCGGCGCGGTCTGCGCCACCTGCCGCCCGGCCGGTGCGGTCCACCCGGCACCCGGCACGCTGACGCTGCTGACCGCGCTGCTGCGCGGCGACTGGTCGACCGCCGACCGGTCCGAGCAACCGGTACGCCGCGAGGCCAGCGGCCTGGTCGCCGCCCACCTGCAGTGGCACCTCGAGCGCGGCCTGCGGTCGCTGCCCCTGGTCGATCGGCGGGGGCGGGCCCCGGCCGACTGA
- a CDS encoding isoprenyl transferase — protein sequence MTRAPRPHPTGVRPPQIPAELLPGHVAIVMDGNGRWAKSRGLPRTAGHEAGEAALLDVIEGAIELGVPWLSAYAFSTENWRRSPDEVRFLMGFNRDVIHRRRDYLTELGVRVRWVGRRPRLWKSVIRELETAEEMSRDNTVLTLGFCVNYGGRAEIADAVAGIARDVEAGRLRASRVDERTVARYLYLPDMPDVDLFIRSSGEQRTSNFLPWQASYAELAFVDTLWPDFDRRQLWAACEAYAARDRRFGGALPNAAPAVHDHDRK from the coding sequence GTGACGCGCGCCCCCCGACCCCACCCGACCGGAGTGCGGCCGCCGCAGATCCCGGCCGAACTACTGCCCGGACACGTCGCGATCGTCATGGACGGCAACGGTCGCTGGGCCAAGTCCCGCGGGCTGCCGCGCACCGCCGGTCACGAGGCCGGCGAGGCGGCGCTGCTCGACGTCATCGAGGGCGCGATCGAGCTCGGCGTGCCGTGGCTGTCGGCGTACGCGTTCTCGACCGAGAACTGGCGTCGCTCGCCGGACGAGGTGCGGTTCCTCATGGGATTCAACCGCGACGTGATCCACCGCCGCCGCGACTACCTCACCGAGCTCGGCGTCCGGGTGCGTTGGGTCGGCCGGCGACCGCGGCTGTGGAAGAGCGTGATCCGCGAGCTCGAGACGGCCGAGGAGATGTCGCGGGACAACACCGTGCTGACCCTCGGGTTCTGCGTCAACTACGGCGGCCGCGCCGAGATCGCCGACGCCGTCGCCGGAATCGCCCGCGACGTCGAGGCGGGCCGGCTGCGCGCCTCCCGGGTCGACGAACGCACCGTCGCCCGCTACCTCTACCTCCCGGACATGCCCGACGTCGATCTGTTCATCCGGTCGTCGGGGGAGCAGCGGACCAGCAACTTCCTGCCCTGGCAGGCGTCGTACGCCGAACTCGCGTTCGTCGACACGCTGTGGCCGGACTTCGACCGGCGGCAGCTCTGGGCGGCCTGCGAGGCCTACGCCGCGCGCGACCGGC